Genomic segment of Coffea arabica cultivar ET-39 chromosome 1e, Coffea Arabica ET-39 HiFi, whole genome shotgun sequence:
TCAGCCTATGTAATTTCTTCAACAAGCTATTATCAAGGATCTTGGCAGACAAAGTGGCGGgaatattgccaaaaatcatttcTCCCCAGCAGACAGGATTTGTGAAGGGCCGCAATATAACCGAAAACTTCCTACTTGCACAGGAGGTGATATCAGGTATGGCAAAAAAGAATAGAGGTGGTAATGTGTTTATGAAACTAGACATGTCTAAGGCATATGACAGAGTGGCATGGGGTCATATTATCAATGTTCTGAGAAGGTTCGGTTTTGGTGAGAGATTCATTGATATGGTTTGGCGACTGATTTCTAATGTCTGGTTTTCCATCATTATAAATGGATCCTCATACGGTGTCTTCAAGTCTTCGAGAGGACTCTGTCAGGGTGACCCATTATCACCAGCATTATTTATTATAGGGGCAGAGGTGTTATCCAGAGCATTGAATAATCTTGTCATGCAACCAAGATTTGTGGGTTTCAAAGTTCCATATGGATGCCCGTCTATTACTCACTTGGCATTTGCGGATGATGTTCTTATATTTGCAAATGGATCCTCATTTTCCCTGAAGGCTATCATGAAAGTGTTAGATGATTATCAAAGATGCTCGGGCCAATTAATAAATGTACAAAAAAGCTGTTATCTAGTTCATCCATCTGTATCAATGGTGAGACGACGGCTGATTGATCGAATCTCTAGGTTTGCCCGCAAGTCATTTCCAATACGCTATTTAGGGTTTCCGCTCTACATTGGAAGATGTAAATCATCTTGTTTTGGAGAAGTTTGTCACGCAATACTAGCAAGGATTCTGTCTTGGAAATCAAGGTTACTTTCCTATGGAGGAAAAATTATTCTAATCAAGCATGTATTATCATCAATACCAGTTTACCTAATGTCAGCTGCAGTAATTCCCAGTTCGGTGTTTAAAACTATAGAAAAGGCATGCTCAGCATTCCTGTGGGGATCCTCACCCGAAGAGTCGAAGCTTCACTGGATACGTTGGCCTCAATTGTGCTATCCAGTTGAGGAAGGGGGAATTGGATTTCGGAGATTAAGTGACATCTACACAGCCTTTTCCTCCAAGTTATGGTGGAAATTCCGAACAGAATCATCGCTATGGTCGACCTTCATGAAAGCAAAGTATTGTAAATGTCTGCATCCTTGTCAGATAGAACTCAGGCCAACGGATTCGGCAATTTGGCGAAGGATGATCAATGTGAGCCGGCAAGTGGAACTCTCAATGTTATGGGTGGCCAAATATGGGGCGTGTCATTTTTGGTACGATAATTGGTTGGGGAGTGGTGCATTGTTTCTACAGGTTCCGGTTATCCCAAATTTGTCGTTCCGAAACTTCGTAAGCAATGGCCATTGGGATTTGAATCTTTTATACCACACACTGCCAAAGGAAAATGCTTATTCCATTTCAGAACAAATGGTCCCAGAAGAAGGAAGTATAGCTGAAGTCATTTGGATGCCCACAACAACTAGAAATTTCTCTCTACATTCGGCTTTTGGGGACATTAGGCAGGCCCGACCCACGTCTATGGTATTTGCTTCCATTTGGCACCCTCGGATACCtttgaaagtttcatttttcatgttGAGACTACTTCTGAGGAGAATACCGACACCGAATAAGCTTCGTAAATTTGGTTTCCATTTACCCTCAAAGTGCTTTTGCTGTACTGAGGCTTCTGAGGAGTCTATTGAGCATTTATTTTCCAATGGACACATTGCGTCATTACtttggaattattttggagggttaTGTGGAATAAAATTCTCAGGATCTTTTCTACGAGCACGCATAGTAGATTGGTGGTTGTATTCACAGGATTCTGAGTTACGAAGGCTTATTTGCCGTATTCTTCCTAGTGTAATTTGCTAGCAGATTTGGAAGGCAAGGAACAAAGCAATGTTTGAGGGTGTCCAGATGCAATCATCGGCCATTCGCCAAGCCATCTTCTCGGAAATCCAATCCATGGTAGGAATACATTTTAAACAACTGATAAGACTACAATCCTTTTGTCAGTTGTATGATTGGTCAAAGGCACCTGGGGGTACGGTTGTATATCAAGGTATCCGTTGGGAAACAAAAGAGGCAGGGAGGTATACTCTTAACACGGATGGATGTGCTAAGGGTAATCCAGGAATAGGTGGAGGTGGGGGCATACTCCGGGATTCCACTGGATTACCAATGATTGGTTTTTCGGCATATCTGGGAGAAACTACATGTCTCCGTGCAGAGGCTTGTGCCCTTCTTATTCGTCTTCAGATCTGTATACATAACGGTTTTGGAAATATATGTGTACAATCAGATTCATTGGTTTTAATTGGGATCATCCAACGTCGTACTCAGTGTTCGTGGAAATTTCGAAGATACGTCAACCAGATTTGGCAGTTATTAGATGATCCACCTAGATTCACACACTGCTATCGGGAGGCTAACACAGTTGTTGATGCTTTGTCTAATGTGGGTATATCTCATCCAGATAAACAAATTAAGGTTTATGACACCTTCAGTACATTCCCAAGGTTGGCTCGTGGGGCAATCCGTTTGGACAGAATAGGGATACCTTCAATTAGAAAAATGAGGAATATGTAAGAGGAatattttgttatattttccatgaataaataaaaaagtggACTGGCTACCTTCTGAGTCCTAGTTTACTTTATTGCGTTTGTCACAAAAGAAGACTGAAAGTCTTAATTAAACATTGAAATTGCATGATTAAACGACGCTAGCAATACATCATGACCAGCAATCTCAATTCCACTAGTTCTAACTGAAGCAGAACCTCTGCATTCAAGCTTCATATCACTTCAAGAATGCATTTACAGAGCTTACAAGTAAGGGTTATTAGAAATATGCTCTTTTGGGCTCATTTGGCATCATGTGCATCGGTTCCTTGTTCAATTCAACAATCTctcaaaagatagatttgagtTGTGTGGCAGTAGAATTAAGTTGACTCGAAAATGAATGGTTGAACCAttattttttgactaggatGCACCTTCAGGCTTTTTAGCAAACATCATGATGTGTGGTGATAATATTGATGGCTTTTTCTATATTAAGAAAAAGTGATGGGCCTTTTGCGTTATCCATTGTTAAGTTCTGCTATAGTGGGTGTCACTCATGAGGTCGCTTCTTGCCAAATGAGAAACCAAAGAAGATGTAATTGTCATAAAtcgatttttttcctttttttctgtgGTTCTTGTGCTGCATCGCATGGTAATGTAGCTAATTACGTAGACCAAGAACCTTTACTGATTTTAAAAGGAACTTTTGTAGCTACCAAAAAAAGAACTTGAATGGAAATTATAGTTGTCCTATGCATAAATACTCTAAACATTTTCTAGTTCTTCTACAATGAAGGCGATCAAATTGACTGAAGAACCTATATGTCACCTCCTGGCAACCTTTTTCCGCATGAGGAAGATCGATTTgtgatttgatttgtcaagttTGTTCTATTGTTTTATGAAGCCTTGATGTTACGAGAGGATCATTTGGAACCTTAGAAACACAGAGATAGATTCTACTATCTGATGTATAAGTCACGTAAAACTTACGTTGTTGGGAGCACTAAGATGTTGGAttccatttttaaaatttatgaaTCATGATGTTACAGGGAATCATTTGGAACCTtaaataagaagaaagaaaagagtggGGCACTTGGTCAATAATAATGCTTCTAACTTCCCCTTCCAGAAAAAACAAACATTTAAGCATATCTTTGTTTTCCAATGGAATGAACATCAGCATAATACTGTTTGATCCATCCTTCAATGATCTCAACCTCTAATTTCCTTTGAGCAACCAACCAGGACGGATCACTTTCTTTTGCTGCCAGTATGTCCAAGCAATGAGATCCTGCAAAAAAAATGATTTCGAAATGGCCATCACAAATCATTTAACGGAAGCCCACATACTACAGACACAAACAAATTTGACTCGTATTTTTTAGTGTCATTAGCACTTATTTGGTTATGCTTGTGAGGGAAATAATCTTTCCAATTAAGAAGACTACTTGAGAAGATGCAAAAGGAAATAGAGGATCGAATTGAGTTTACTTAGAATGGAAAGAGCTTAAAAAACGAACCTTTAACTGTATAAATAGCAAGAAGGCTGCTGGATAAGTTCTCCCGTACTCTGCGATTAAGATGTTTAATGATTAATTAGTTTAAGAAGCCATGAGTATTAATTTCAATATAATATGCACATAGAATCaataaagaaggaaaaggaaaaatgtcTTATTCAATTACCCGGCACTACTATAAGGATCCTTCAAGCCATTGGAGAATATGATATTGCTTCCAAATCTTTGGAAAACCAATTTCATGTCCTACAATTTGTTGGATTTACATATGAGGATCAACAATGGAAAAGTGAAAATGATATCAAAGACTAAGTTAGAGGTTTCTATTTGGAAAATAACCAAGAAAACATACATGGCCTCCATAATAAGTTGTGATCCAATGAGGTCGAGGTGAGACCCCATATGAACTTTTGCAGTTCTTAATGAAATCCGGTAGGTTGAAAGGTGACGGTGGGAACATCGTATCATTGCTGCCGCGCCCAATGGGCATCACCATCTCGCTACAAgtctattgaaaaaaaaaaaaaagaagccctTTTCAATTGAAATTTATTTCAAACTCAAGTACAACAATTAATTATCTTCCTAACATCATTAATCAGGTCCTGGCTTAgtgcaaataataataataataagggaAACAAGAGACAGACTAGagatttggattgttattttttaaaaaaaaaaattacattttgatgaacatatttttaaatatttttttatctcacatatattaaatcgatataatatatttatttataaaaatttcaaaaaatagtaATCCAAACGAGTCTTACTTGCCATTGCCATCCGACATTTGTTTCAGTGGGCCTGGCATATTCCAACATATCATAGCATGACTCATCTTTCTTGTAAGAAACAACACCGGCAAAAGTGCGGCCAAGAATATCAGTTCCTTTGGGTGCTTTGTCTATTCCACTACACACCTCAGTGACGGGATACTTAGGCGGTGAGTTGTACTGAGCAGCCGATGAGAACATGGAATCCAAGTAATCCTTAAGCTGAGACGAACTATTCAAAGGCCTGAAATAAttaaaaggaaagataattcaCTATTAGTTGTGTTTTACTAGTTTGATCCTATATATGTAGGGTTGGGTACATAAATTAATGTACATGTGCAAAAGATTAAAGTTTAAGTAATCTGCTTTAATGAGTCTTAAAATGGTGTTAACTCTGCCActcaaaagagaaaagaaaataaaaaatatagaatTAATTAGACAACTTATGCATACATATAACCTAAGAAAATGGCTCTTAACTGGGGACCAAAAATTACCAAACTATCAGACAGATATAATGTCAACTTCAAGCTGGTGTGGTGATTACTTGGactaaaataattaatacacGCGTGAGAAGTTTCTTTGGAATCATCGGACGTCATTATTAATACATAAATGTTCATGACTAAAGCCAATTAAGAGTTCATATATGATAATGACTAGTACATTGACttgacttaaaaaaaaagactagCATATTGAtttgacttaaaaaaaaaaaaagactagtcTATGGACTTGACTGTTTCTACTATACACACTAAATATCAGAACATCTTGATTGGTAAAATGACCGAAAGCAAAGGGAGAGAGGAATTATTACGTGCAAGTCTTGAATCTTTTGCTGAGAATGGAGAGACCATTTGGTTTAGAAGCAACTTTGTCAATCTCAGACCATGATTTTCGTATAGTTTGGTAACAGTGCTCACTCTCCTCCTGTAATTCAACATAACAAAAATATTCTCAGAACTCTTTAACATATAATAATTCCAGTAATGATTCAAAAACATGAAACCATTAACAGCTCTTTCATTACTTTAAAGTCCTTGGTCACAGTGGAATAATAACCATTTTGGGGAgtgatgtcatcaaagtaaagaACGGGAGCTGATGATGCCAAAGCACCAAGTGCAATATGAGGATATTTGAGGCGAAACCACGAAGCTAGCACTGCCAAGTTGAAATATTTAGATACATCACCaccgaaaggaaaaaaaaaatgcatgaataaaaatataggaaaaagaaaaaacaacatGGAAAAGTACATACTTCCTCCATATGATCCACCAACAACGATAATCGGAGAATTTTGAGCAGAAAATTTATGTTTTACATGCAATAAAACTTCTGCGTAATCAGCTAAAGCTTGAGCCGAGTTGAAATAACCACGAATGGTTTTACTTTTCATCACTTTTTCCATTGATCCAAGTGGTATAGATTTTCCATAAAACCTATgctgcaaaagaaaattaagaCCCCCGGAATACATTTAGTATTTACAAGTTTGTTAAGTATAGAGTATAAATCAAGAAAGAAGAATAAACGATGTTATGATAGTATTGTACCTCTATGTAGACAAGGAGAGCTTTAAACCGTGGGGCATTATCAGTAAGAAAACCAATATTCTCTATATCTTCAGCCAATGGAGCTTCGGCGCCAAGATATGCCAAGATTGGAGAGTTCGACTTGGCACCACCCCAGAATTTTGAATTGATCACATaactttggttgaatttggtatAGCTTTGTGGATTATAATTGAAGTGGTCTAGTGTCTGttcataaaaatatgatttGAAATCTTCTGAAAGAGAAGCTTTAGTTAGAGTATCGTCAGGGTCTCGAAGATTTGTTCTCCGTATTGGACTGAGCCTTGGGATTTTGTGGGGGTGATCTACAGCTGATGAAATGGAAGTTGAGAAGCATAGGAAAAGAAGGAGGACAGGCAGCAATTGAGATAATAGCCTGCCAAGAAAATCCATAGCCAATGAATTTGAGTTTCTTGGTAGAGTTCTGATTTTTTGTGTACTTTTTTCAGTTTACGATGTTCCCAAGTTCCAACTTGTTGATTTATATAGAGATACTCCCTCCCTCTTTTTATAAccgacgtttaagaaatttgctctagTGTACTTTTATCGGTCATTTTATTATTCTCATacagtattaattattttttcacaattttacccttttatctctcttttccaatacagagttcttaattactactcctagtttggtgggagttagtttgcattgcttttggcctagtaaaacagcaccatttagtactctagtaagagaaaacatgggtgaattggacaattaatgagggtacaaaaggaaagtagtgtacagatttaagcaatgaaaattttttcgtaattggtgtgcaaaaccttaaacgtcagttataaaataAGGGAGGGAGTATATGCTTAGAGCACATCGTTTTCATCATTAATTTTGGTTTTATTAGGTATATAAATTCAAGTTGATGTGATTCTTAATTTGATGCGATCACGCCACTGCCTGACCACATTTCCGGCCCCTATGTGCTCATGCCAATACGGAAAATCAACAGCTGGTGAAATTAATTTGTTGCCATTTCTTAGGCACATTTGACTGAGACAAGTCAAGATGGAGACATTAGAATACGATCGCATAtcccccttttttttatatCATTACTTGATTTTTCTTCACATACAACTTTATATTCTTGAATTTATACTCTTATATATTGTTTAATTTCTACGAAATCCCTCATGATTGAAATACTTCGTCAATTATGGATATGGCAACATCAGTCTAGTCGGACTAAAGATCAAAACAAGGGAAAAAATTGTGGCTCTAACCAAATATTTTTTATTAGGCATAATTTCAGAATCCTCTCCTGAGATCTTTGCAATTTCGCTAAATAATCTTGAGgttcaaaaattacacttacctccatTATCCATTTAAAATCACAATACTATgtttaatattttaatgaaaCTTCCTTGTTTGGTATGCTTGTCCAAACAATgagttttaaaactatttttcccttttccttttccttgtttttcctcCTGTAAAACCATGGAATGATCAACATTACACATAGCCTCTATTGTAACCAATATCAAACTAGTGGCTATTTTTGACAAATCAACTTTGAATATCATTCAGTGttttccttgattttttttgaagtatcaaaatcaacaataactcaaaaagaaacTATTCAAAACCACTACCAAATAATAGTAATTCCACTACTcctaaaaattcacaaaatctAAAACTATGATGGCAACACTttcttttccatcttaaaaatcTAAATCCCCAATAAAGCATTTTTAAAAATACTCTATCATAGTGTGATAGAATATTTACttatcaaacaataagtatATGTATTAAAATCTTGGCTTCCACTCCCTATATTTGTGCTAAATTATGTTACAATTGTTTAGGAAAGCAATTAAATTAAACTTCATTACATTAGGGCATTTTAGGGCATTTATCTAAATGTTGGACCAATTAATGCTATTTTGAGGTTTAGTTGCTAAAACTATCTAATGTTATTGTAAGGGTTGgctactaaaactatcaaatcaggGGAGGttggtataattttttaaatctcaaggtaatttgatgaaattgataaaaaaaccttgaggtttctaaaattatccctttgtATTATAGCAAACTCTCAACCCCCATGCCATGAAACAAAGTTATTTTGGTTCTTAAAGTTGAACGATTatcatattttgatttttttcatttctatgcttttttaaaatttttttttggcgtaattatttttttctatAGGTATCCAATTAGGGAACGACGTGCAATATTTTTGCCACAGTGATATTCCATAAAATTTGCTTGAAGTACTTGGCCAATTGGACACCTAAATTATATATCTCTTCCCATTGTTGTTCTCTTTAGTGATTTGCAAAGTGTGGatgtggataaaaaaaaaaaaaaagatttagcaCTCCAAAGGAAATTTCAAGTAGAAAGCAACATATTTTGGCATGAAAAGGATGTAGGCAACTTTTTAGTGCGCAAATGGATAACCTGTAATTTGTCATCTTTGAATATCAAGTTCATCTCTCCAAAGTATACATCAACTCTTCCGAGTCCTTATACGAATGATAGCCTATTTCCTTTTGAAATTTCGGTTTTCATCTAGAAATATGATTACCTTTCTAATAAAGATAATTTCTAGAGGATCAAATTTCAAACGTTTAAGAACACATTTATCTAGATGCTTTTGGTTCTATCTTGGAGTCGTCAAGGGAGG
This window contains:
- the LOC113700998 gene encoding uncharacterized protein, whose product is MDFLGRLLSQLLPVLLLFLCFSTSISSAVDHPHKIPRLSPIRRTNLRDPDDTLTKASLSEDFKSYFYEQTLDHFNYNPQSYTKFNQSYVINSKFWGGAKSNSPILAYLGAEAPLAEDIENIGFLTDNAPRFKALLVYIEHRFYGKSIPLGSMEKVMKSKTIRGYFNSAQALADYAEVLLHVKHKFSAQNSPIIVVGGSYGGMLASWFRLKYPHIALGALASSAPVLYFDDITPQNGYYSTVTKDFKEESEHCYQTIRKSWSEIDKVASKPNGLSILSKRFKTCTPLNSSSQLKDYLDSMFSSAAQYNSPPKYPVTEVCSGIDKAPKGTDILGRTFAGVVSYKKDESCYDMLEYARPTETNVGWQWQTCSEMVMPIGRGSNDTMFPPSPFNLPDFIKNCKSSYGVSPRPHWITTYYGGHDMKLVFQRFGSNIIFSNGLKDPYSSAGVRENLSSSLLAIYTVKGSHCLDILAAKESDPSWLVAQRKLEVEIIEGWIKQYYADVHSIGKQRYA